A genomic window from Neoarius graeffei isolate fNeoGra1 chromosome 5, fNeoGra1.pri, whole genome shotgun sequence includes:
- the LOC132886544 gene encoding zinc finger protein 628-like, whose product MDSDLLKIEEIVMGGGETAAPADASAEKVGTPYTTIIIQDPPPAPVIQPYQHESLQCFQCFITFCNSKAKERHMKKSHREEYKQQLQQCDTLFTCYVCDRTFPSSEELTLHQSTHNKEDKPFKCAHCRECFRTFSELTTHRRQVCPERQFVCKECNETFRSPALLRAHRLAQHPAPPDGDDTDNPSKTYRCGKCGRGFEEESELLQHQENHAANQHCNGSGPVKRRGRPPKAETSSATGEKKQKLGENEMAEKSEDAPPAAEAKPKTVGRRGRPPKSASQDPRADEDKSDSKKTKAASPTARHVPCPECDLVFSTPAQFRVHKKEKHTQRKAHPCQECEESFNRAEQLEAHMARAHKAGRYSCSTCGKSFGRESNLKAHQQSHGKEDEKSAGGGKR is encoded by the exons ATGGATTCTGATTTACTGAAGATAGAGGAAATCGTGATGGGAGGTGGGGAGACTGCtgcccctgctgacgcgagcgCTGAGAAAGTGGGGACACCATACACCACAATCATCATCCAGGATCCTCCTCCAGCCCCTGTCATTCAGCCCT ACCAGCACGAGAGCTTGCAGTGTTTCCAGTGTTTTATAACCTTCTGTAACTCTAAAGCCAAGGAAAGGCATATGAAGAAGAGTCACCGTGAAGAATACAAACAACAACTGCAGCAG tgTGACACACTCTTCACCTGTTATGTGTGTGATCGCACATTTCCATCTTCTGAAGAACTGACACTGCATCAGTCTACTCACAACAAGGAAGACAAGCCCTTCAAGTGTGCACACTGCAGAGAGTGTTTCCGTACATTCTCAGAG TTGACCACACACCGGCGGCAGGTGTGTCCTGAGCGTCAGTTTGTGTGTAAAGAATGCAACGAGACATTCCGGAGTCCAGCACTTCTCCGTGCACACCGTCTAGCCCAGCACCCTGCACCCCCAGATGGAGACGACACTGACAATCCAAGTAAAACCTACCGCTGTGGTAAATGTGGCAGGGGATTTGAAGAGGAGTCTGAGCTGCTGCAACATCAAGAAAACCATGCGGCAAACCAGCACTGCAATGGCAGCGGCCCTGTCAAGAGGCGCGGCCGGCCTCCTAAAGCTGAAACAAGCTCAGCAACTGGAGAAAAGAAGCAAAAATTGGGCGAAAATGAAATGGCAGAGAAGTCGGAGGATGCACCCCCAGCAGCTGAGGCAAAACCTAAAACAGTGGGAAGGCGAGGACGGCCACCAAAATCTGCCTCACAGGATCCCAGAGCTGACGAAGACAAATCTGACAGTAAAAAAACAAAGGCGGCTTCTCCAACAGCTCGCCACGTCCCATGCCCAGAGTGTGACCTTGTTTTCTCTACACCAGCTCAGTTCCGGGTGCATAAGAAAGAGAAGCACACACAGCGCAAGGCACATCCCTGCCAAGAATGTGAGGAGAGCTTTAACCGTGCTGAGCAGCTGGAGGCCCACATGGCCCGCGCGCATAAGGCTGGCCGTTACTCCTGCTCAACATGTGGCAAGAGCTTTGGCAGAGAGAGCAACCTTAAAGCTCACCAACAGAGCCATGGGAAGGAGGATGAGAAATCTGCTGGGGGTGGCAAGAGATAA